From a single Haladaptatus caseinilyticus genomic region:
- a CDS encoding SprT-like domain-containing protein has product MATFYDPTTAEIAFALARKIYEYHRKEYFSETVRHELIHAWQYHEFGEADHGATFARWTDALDTTQHCKRFTSPN; this is encoded by the coding sequence CTACTTTCTACGACCCGACAACAGCGGAGATCGCGTTTGCGCTGGCTCGGAAGATCTACGAATATCATAGGAAGGAGTACTTCAGTGAAACCGTCCGGCACGAACTGATTCACGCGTGGCAGTACCACGAGTTCGGTGAGGCAGATCATGGAGCAACGTTCGCACGGTGGACGGACGCCCTCGACACAACCCAGCACTGTAAGCGGTTCACATCGCCGAACTAG
- a CDS encoding twin-arginine translocation signal domain-containing protein, which produces MNNSRRNFLKKASATALGTAAIASTAEAKSYDKEVTFQHGDGHHGIKYDYRMDVIASSKSDATKVGSYTEGDDYIGYDQGIPILNPAQDRLWMAGFISGNRKDRFKYNGSFLRYHTFQDTWVNIWDNDPDKRRRWQMEVRGDGRYTILFYGDREPWGLNTTEGNDDTDVVGGYGWIDGEVLDGGSDSYEVYGDIKEIRLSGVSNYMEIRFKGGDYNMG; this is translated from the coding sequence ATGAACAATAGCAGACGAAATTTTCTGAAGAAAGCAAGCGCAACAGCACTCGGTACTGCAGCAATTGCTAGCACAGCCGAGGCTAAGAGCTACGATAAAGAAGTTACATTCCAACATGGTGATGGCCATCATGGTATAAAGTATGACTACCGGATGGATGTGATCGCGAGCAGTAAAAGCGATGCCACAAAAGTTGGATCCTATACCGAGGGCGACGACTACATTGGTTATGATCAGGGAATTCCTATTCTTAACCCTGCTCAAGATCGATTGTGGATGGCTGGGTTTATTTCTGGTAACCGTAAGGATCGGTTCAAGTACAACGGTAGTTTCTTGAGATACCACACTTTCCAGGATACCTGGGTCAACATCTGGGATAACGATCCAGACAAACGTCGCCGATGGCAGATGGAAGTCAGGGGAGATGGACGGTACACAATTCTATTCTATGGCGATAGAGAACCATGGGGATTGAACACGACAGAAGGAAATGATGACACAGATGTGGTTGGTGGATACGGATGGATCGATGGAGAGGTATTAGATGGGGGCTCAGACTCATACGAGGTCTATGGTGATATTAAAGAAATTAGACTAAGTGGTGTTTCGAATTACATGGAGATTAGGTTCAAAGGTGGAGATTACAATATGGGATAG
- a CDS encoding cation:proton antiporter domain-containing protein produces MSAGTGLLPLVVTILGLGVASQVLAARLEIPSVLFLILAGIAVGPEGLGLITADAFGSSLPAIVGLSVAIIVFEGAFHLKLEKLRQAPREAFRLVTLGAIIGLIGTAVIVHLALGVSWELAFLVGSLLIATGPTVITPILSIVPVRDRVAAALETEGIVNDVTAAILAVAMFEFIIAGETQVVHVLQPFVSRLGVGIIVGGVVAGILWYLLEHVDISASNAVQNARLLVLIGAIGSYGIADAISQEAGIAAVATAGLLLGNANLPYESEIETFKGDITLIVLSFVFISLATLLSVDELVSLGLGGVIVVVAVVGLIRPALVLLCTYGKRFTVQEQLFISFVGPRGIIPASVATLFALELRPSNPTAATVLVGTVFLVILVTVVFEAGFARHIAQALKVIPMRTIIVGAGRVGRGLAKRLEDRGENVVLIDEDQEQIEKARTAGFTAHHGNGTDTDVLLSAGAKNTNIIAAATGDDDANLLVAQLANSKFDTETVIARVNTPGNVEAFEELGVRAISANDSIVQAMDNAVERPALADWMSEIERNGDIQEIEVTAESFAGKTIRDIGPNLPDGVLIALVSRNGKSKIPTPDFTVQLGDHLTFIGQRQAVDDAIEQCHSKLTA; encoded by the coding sequence GTGAGTGCCGGAACAGGGTTACTCCCCCTCGTTGTGACCATCCTCGGATTGGGTGTTGCTTCCCAGGTGTTAGCTGCTCGGCTAGAAATTCCGAGTGTCTTGTTTCTTATCCTTGCAGGGATCGCTGTCGGTCCAGAAGGTCTTGGTCTGATCACGGCTGATGCATTTGGCTCGTCACTCCCAGCGATTGTCGGGCTTAGTGTTGCAATTATCGTCTTCGAAGGTGCATTTCACTTAAAACTCGAAAAGCTTCGACAAGCACCACGAGAAGCGTTCCGACTCGTGACACTGGGAGCAATTATTGGGCTCATCGGAACAGCCGTCATTGTACACTTGGCGTTGGGTGTTTCTTGGGAGCTCGCATTTTTGGTCGGGTCGTTGCTCATCGCAACAGGACCGACGGTCATTACACCAATTTTGAGTATCGTCCCGGTACGTGATCGGGTCGCAGCAGCACTCGAAACTGAGGGTATTGTTAACGACGTGACTGCCGCGATCCTGGCAGTTGCGATGTTTGAATTCATTATCGCGGGCGAAACACAGGTGGTTCATGTCCTGCAGCCGTTTGTATCTCGACTTGGCGTCGGTATCATCGTGGGTGGCGTGGTTGCAGGCATCCTCTGGTATTTGCTCGAACACGTCGATATCTCGGCATCGAATGCTGTCCAAAACGCCCGACTATTAGTTCTCATTGGAGCTATCGGAAGTTATGGGATTGCAGATGCGATTTCTCAAGAAGCCGGCATCGCTGCTGTCGCAACGGCTGGTCTGCTCCTCGGGAATGCGAATCTCCCGTATGAAAGCGAGATTGAAACATTCAAGGGCGATATCACCCTGATCGTCCTCTCATTCGTCTTCATCTCGCTTGCAACCCTCCTCTCGGTCGACGAACTTGTCTCACTTGGTCTCGGTGGAGTGATTGTCGTCGTTGCGGTCGTGGGTCTCATCCGACCGGCGCTCGTATTGCTGTGCACGTATGGGAAGCGATTTACCGTCCAAGAACAGCTCTTCATCAGTTTCGTCGGTCCTCGCGGGATTATTCCAGCAAGTGTCGCCACTCTCTTTGCCTTGGAACTTCGTCCGTCAAATCCGACCGCAGCCACCGTTTTGGTCGGAACGGTGTTTCTTGTTATCCTCGTAACTGTCGTTTTCGAAGCTGGTTTTGCTCGGCACATTGCACAAGCACTCAAGGTGATTCCAATGCGCACTATCATAGTTGGAGCAGGTCGCGTCGGTCGTGGCCTCGCCAAACGATTGGAGGATCGTGGAGAAAACGTTGTTCTCATCGATGAGGATCAAGAGCAGATCGAAAAAGCACGCACTGCTGGATTCACCGCTCATCATGGGAATGGCACAGACACAGATGTCCTGCTGTCAGCAGGTGCCAAGAATACCAATATCATCGCTGCTGCAACCGGGGACGATGATGCAAACTTACTCGTCGCCCAACTCGCAAACTCGAAATTTGACACTGAGACGGTGATTGCTCGCGTGAACACGCCCGGGAATGTCGAAGCATTCGAAGAGCTCGGAGTACGCGCCATCTCGGCGAACGATTCGATTGTGCAAGCGATGGATAATGCAGTCGAGCGACCGGCACTCGCCGATTGGATGTCCGAAATAGAACGAAATGGCGACATACAAGAAATCGAGGTTACGGCCGAGAGTTTCGCTGGGAAAACAATTCGTGATATCGGGCCAAATCTTCCTGACGGCGTCTTAATTGCGCTCGTAAGCCGAAATGGTAAGTCAAAGATCCCAACACCCGATTTTACAGTCCAACTGGGAGACCATCTTACGTTTATTGGGCAGAGACAGGCGGTCGATGACGCCATTGAGCAGTGCCACTCGAAGCTTACCGCCTAA
- a CDS encoding endo-1,4-beta-xylanase, protein MSLRDLTASTELEIGACASLENLENDRFTELLGNEFNRLALENDLIWKVVHPERETFAFKRVDKLVDFAERHEMAITGHALVWHIENPNWLVKEDWRAVELADVLRSHIHTITERYADCIDTWDVVNEAVDDTGELRETFWLEHLGENYIDDAFYWASEHTDADLYYNDYGLPYNEAKQDRVYDLLKDLLDHGIPVDGIGIQMHCVGVHPTPEQIQASIHRFQELGLDVRVTELDVAYHNDKRPNELKTAQAAYYQQTVSACLEAGVEGITVWGVTDDQSWITSWREYPDTYTQQPLLFDDEGRKSNRMRLWHQYSANTEMRDQLLFRIYSISSS, encoded by the coding sequence ATGTCTCTTCGAGATCTCACAGCATCAACGGAGCTGGAAATCGGAGCATGTGCATCACTCGAGAATTTGGAGAACGACAGATTTACAGAACTTCTTGGGAACGAATTTAACCGACTCGCATTAGAGAACGACCTGATATGGAAGGTAGTTCACCCGGAACGTGAAACATTTGCGTTCAAACGGGTGGACAAGCTGGTTGACTTTGCTGAACGTCACGAGATGGCAATTACCGGTCACGCACTCGTTTGGCACATCGAAAATCCCAATTGGCTAGTCAAGGAAGACTGGCGTGCAGTAGAACTAGCTGACGTATTGCGCTCACACATTCATACAATAACCGAGCGGTACGCCGATTGCATCGATACTTGGGACGTAGTAAATGAAGCTGTCGACGATACAGGAGAGTTACGGGAGACGTTTTGGCTGGAACATCTAGGTGAAAACTATATCGACGATGCATTCTACTGGGCGTCAGAACACACCGATGCTGACCTCTACTACAATGATTACGGACTGCCCTACAATGAAGCCAAACAAGACAGGGTCTACGACCTCCTTAAGGACCTTCTTGATCACGGAATCCCTGTCGACGGCATTGGGATCCAGATGCATTGTGTTGGCGTCCATCCTACACCGGAACAGATACAGGCGTCGATTCACCGCTTTCAGGAGCTTGGGCTTGATGTTCGGGTTACCGAATTGGATGTGGCTTACCACAACGACAAGCGACCAAACGAGCTGAAAACAGCTCAAGCCGCATACTATCAGCAGACAGTTTCAGCATGTCTCGAGGCAGGTGTAGAAGGTATCACCGTTTGGGGAGTAACTGATGACCAATCGTGGATAACGTCGTGGCGGGAGTATCCTGACACCTATACGCAACAGCCGCTCCTGTTCGACGATGAAGGGAGGAAAAGCAATCGTATGAGGCTATGGCATCAGTACTCCGCAAATACAGAGATGCGTGACCAGCTTCTGTTTCGAATTTATTCCATCAGTTCATCCTGA
- a CDS encoding class I SAM-dependent methyltransferase — protein sequence MVDKNAVRGSYDELADIHASQRTDDDQGMEILTQFLDSISESDSVLDAGCGQGTPVLSQISTSTNAVGVDFSRGQLKLAVDNAPDAFLAQGDMTTLPFATSTFDAIVAYWSLIHVPMDDHQTVIDEFSRVLQPGGRVLLCEGTNEWIGENPDWLDSGIKMEWNIAGAETTRAQLLNTGFTIDNEWGALSSLEADRKNETDDGSPWTFFSARLTT from the coding sequence ATGGTGGATAAAAACGCTGTACGTGGGTCGTACGATGAACTAGCAGACATACACGCATCACAGCGAACCGATGACGATCAGGGAATGGAGATTCTTACACAATTTCTTGATTCGATCTCGGAGTCTGATTCCGTCCTCGATGCTGGTTGCGGTCAAGGTACCCCTGTCCTTTCCCAGATAAGCACCTCTACAAACGCAGTTGGGGTGGACTTTTCACGTGGACAATTGAAGTTGGCAGTGGATAACGCACCTGACGCGTTCCTCGCACAGGGAGATATGACGACTCTCCCGTTTGCTACTTCCACGTTCGATGCTATTGTCGCCTACTGGTCGTTGATTCACGTACCGATGGATGATCACCAAACGGTCATCGATGAATTTTCACGCGTCTTGCAGCCTGGTGGTCGGGTACTACTGTGTGAAGGAACGAACGAGTGGATCGGTGAGAACCCTGATTGGCTCGATAGTGGCATCAAGATGGAGTGGAACATCGCTGGAGCAGAGACTACACGAGCGCAACTGCTGAACACTGGTTTTACTATCGACAACGAGTGGGGGGCTCTCTCGTCATTAGAAGCGGATCGAAAAAACGAAACAGACGACGGCTCTCCATGGACGTTCTTTTCTGCACGACTTACCACCTGA